The genomic region TCCGATTCCAGCGGTACCGAATAGCGCACGAACTGTTTTTCTTCGCGGACCGGGAGGCGGTTTTGGGCAGTGTGCAGAATTTGCTTCAATTGAACGGCGCGGTTCCAGAAATAATAGGCTGCGGAGTCTCGCGAAATGGAATCGCGTCCCCATTCCGTTGTTCCGATCAATGGCTGTCCCCCTGCCAGGGCGCACCAGGCGGCGGCTTCGCGGTTCGCACTTTTGGGGAGTTCGAAAATGCGGAAGTCGCATTTTAGGAGACGGGAGTTGGGAGATGGAAGTTGGTCGAGTCCAGAGGTCGGAGATCGAAAGTCAGAGGTCAGTGTTGATTTCTGATCGCTGACCGCTGACTTCTGATTCCTGACTTCTGTTCTGTAGAAAGTTCCGCTCAAGATGTTCGTCGTTCCGAGGGTTTTCATCACCGATTCGCTCACCGGATCGGGGACGAAGGTGTAGCCGGGGATGTTGGTCCGCGCCGAAAGCCAAAGGCGCGGCGAAGAGCTAAGGGCAGAGGGCGAAGGGCGGGCGATATCCGTGTTGAACCAAACGTATGCACCCAAGATGCAAAGGGCGAAGGGCAAAGTGAGGAGAAACGGGCCAAGGGCAAAGCGCCAAGGGCGGAGAGCAAGGCGCAAAGGCCCAAGGGGTAAGAGCAAGGGGCGAAGGGAATGGGGCCTCCGTGCGCTTTGCTCATTGCTCTCAGCCCTACGCTCTTTGCTCTTACCGTTTTGCTCTTTGCTCACAGAGATCGGGAGAAGTTGGTGATTTTTCGGCTCAACGTGTCGCAATCAACCAACAGGTTGGTCACGCCTTCTTGTTCGCAAAGGGCAAGGGGGCATGGAGCGAAGGGCAGCGAACCAAGCGCCAAGCGCAAAGGGGCCACCATACTCTTCGCCCCGTGCTCTTTGCCCAAACTGTGGTCCTTGCTCCATCCTTTCGCACGGAGGTTAGCGCGACTGAAAGTTGTGTCAATGTTGATCTGAGACTCATGAAGCGACGAAGCGACGGGCACGTTACTCATCGGGCATGCCGAGGAGGCCCTTTTTTCGGAGACGCGCCGCTTCTTTAGGCGGGATAGTCTCGGCGCCCATAAAAGAACGCCAAAATTACAGGGTCGAACATCGAACATTGAACGCTGAACTTACCATCCGCCTCCGAGGTTTGGGGATGGACTGGCCGATGGACTTGGCGGCCGTGATCCAATTTGTGATCGCCATCTCAACATTCAAAAGAGCCTCGGCTCGTGATGCACCGTGAGCCGCGCACCCCGGCAAGTCGGCCACTTCCGCAACAAAGATTTCGTCACGGTCGTCCCAATAGATGTCGATTTCGTATTCGGCCATATCTGGTGTTTTCTTCATATCAAGTTTCCAGCCTGCAGGACGTTGCGAACTTGACGGACCTGGTAACCTTTCGCTTGGTGGCCGGCTGGCTGCAAGTTGATAACTCCACACCCAGGCTTTTTGAAAACGTGGTGGCTGCCAGAAATAGTCTCCACGAATCCTAGATGCTTCAGCAGATTCCGCAACCCATCAAAGCGGATTGCGTAATCGGAATGCCCCCGCCGAATCCTCTCAATCGACTTTTCGTGCCGTGACACGAGGATTCAACGAACCCCTGAACCAATTTCTTGACCACGGATTTCACGGATTTCGCGGATATGGAAGCGGTCTTATCCGTGTGATCCGTGTAATCCGTGGTTGAATCAGGTTCGTGGGGAGGGATTACGGCTCGGAGAGGTGAGGGGACATGCTCCTCTTTATGCAACGTTACGGTTAACGACCTGAATGATTGCATATCAACACCGAGACGACCGAAGCGGCAGGCGAGACGCCCTCGCTTCCTTGGGGAGCGGGTTTTCTCAACATGGATCGAAAAGGGGTCAGCGGTCAGAAGTCAGCGGTCAGCGGTCAGCGGTCAGAAAGGGGCCAGGGTTGTTGATCATGGAGCCGAGCATTTTGCCAATTTCGGCACACAAGCCAATTAGAGCCTGTTTTGAAATTCGGCGGGGTCCTGTTTTCGCGGAAAAGGCATTCTAGCGAGGCGCCTGCCTGTGCGGGGCACGCAGACAGGCGACGAGCGAGCATACCCGCTGGCGGTCTGTGAGCGAGATGCAACGAAGCCAGAAAGCCTTTTCCGCGAAAACCCTCTGGGCGGCGGGTCTTTTGCACGGGGGCTTCGTTGGCTCGGTCCTGACAACCCGCTGCGGGGATGCTCGGACCTCGCCGCCTCGCCCCCGTCCAAAATCCCTCGCCGCAGGATAGCTGAACCCAAATTGACCGATCGCGACGGCGAGAACGCTGAAGCGGAATCGTCCTTAGATTGTGCTCGGGACTGTCGTGGAGCAGCATCGGGAATTTAGAGCCTGTTTTAAAATTGCGTGGAGTCCGAGCACACGAACCGAGATCAGCGGCGGAAAGAAATCAATGGCCAGCTTTTCTGCCTCACGATGGCGGCGTCGAAGCAGTTCTAACGCGCCGGTGTCAAAGAGAATGGGCACGTGCTGAGGCTTCCGACCGCAGTTGTTTGAGGTTCTTGAGCAGCCAATCACCGCTTCGATCGAGTTCTGGATTGGGCTTGCGTACCCAAAAGAGCGGCACCGGGGGTACTCTCCTTTTCGTTGATCGCGGCGGAGCTTTCGAGGATGGCCTTAAAGTCTTCTTCATCGCGGGTCAGAGATGGATCAGGGATCAGAAGTCAGCGGTCAGAGGTCAATAGTCGGAGGCCAGTGGAAGACGGGCTGGAAGATTCATGCGTTTTGATTGAACGTCGGACCAAAACGCGACTTCAGACGGGCTAACAATTCACGGGTCGCGGCCACATCGCAACGGAGAGCACCCCAGTCGGGATCTTCGAGGTCAAACCCGGGGTACCGCGCCATGAAATAGACCTCCGCATACGCTGTCACCAGCGGATTCAGAGCCGGACACAGGTCGGACTGTCGGGTTTCAAGTTCGCCAAACAGCTTGCGCAGATCATGGGTTTTCTCCAGAAACCAACCCAGTCGGAGTAATTCGGCCTTCATCACCTTTTCGATCACTTCCGCCAGTTTCCCACGGCACATTTCGTAACCCTCCTCCTTTTCCGACAGCACACGGATACCGTTCAGGTCGCTCTCCGAAAGGTAGAGCCAATCAGCCGGATTGCTGGAGTCAGTCTTCCGTGGCAAGGGGCACTCCCTGATCAAGGATGGTCTGGAAAAAGTGGTCCTTGGTCGCTTTCTTTTCAGCGAGCCG from Verrucomicrobiota bacterium harbors:
- a CDS encoding type II toxin-antitoxin system HicA family toxin, whose product is MSRHEKSIERIRRGHSDYAIRFDGLRNLLKHLGFVETISGSHHVFKKPGCGVINLQPAGHQAKGYQVRQVRNVLQAGNLI
- a CDS encoding type II toxin-antitoxin system HicB family antitoxin, producing the protein MAEYEIDIYWDDRDEIFVAEVADLPGCAAHGASRAEALLNVEMAITNWITAAKSIGQSIPKPRRRMVSSAFNVRCSTL
- a CDS encoding HEPN domain-containing protein codes for the protein MKRKRPRTTFSRPSLIRECPLPRKTDSSNPADWLYLSESDLNGIRVLSEKEEGYEMCRGKLAEVIEKVMKAELLRLGWFLEKTHDLRKLFGELETRQSDLCPALNPLVTAYAEVYFMARYPGFDLEDPDWGALRCDVAATRELLARLKSRFGPTFNQNA